A genome region from Campylobacter concisus includes the following:
- the uvrC gene encoding excinuclease ABC subunit UvrC, with protein MLIDEIKTLPNEPGVYQYFDAQNRLLYVGKAKILKNRVKSYFKFTPSLAPAEKLSPRISKMISEAVHLEYIVTPSEADALILENSFIKQLKPKYNILLRDDKTYPYIFINLNDDFPRFEITRKVIKGSNIRYFGPYFSGASELLEALYINFNLVQKKSCIKGKKACLFYQLKRCYAPCEGKISKESYAKIVNEAITALQNPNLLITRLEELMLNYAKAEDYEQAAATRDKIQTLKNMQTKVEVDLAKLEDFEAYSVACVHDMICAVRFSVQSGKITGVKTDITQAKNAQKDEINEAYKQAILKSFIAGQPTISTKIYVHESFEDSELVEEILNKRFGRKFSITCPKIGDKRKICEIATKNAEVSIEKYLKTHDNELLNEIKEYFDLAHTPYVVEAYDNSHLFGEASVGAMVRYEHGEWAKQNYRHMHLSSKNDYDQMKESLTARALRFDKLSPPDLWVIDGGEVLLNLACEILASSGSNVDVIAISKEKIDAKAHRAKGEAKDKIYTKNGSFSLSTSDKKLQFFQKMRDESHRFVISFHRKTRQKNDMQRSALRQAGVSEGSIAKLISFYGSFDKISEANLEEVAKITNKSVAEKLAVLKEGNLK; from the coding sequence ATGCTAATAGACGAGATAAAAACGCTTCCAAACGAGCCTGGCGTATATCAGTATTTTGACGCACAAAATAGACTTTTATATGTCGGCAAGGCCAAAATTTTAAAAAACAGGGTCAAAAGCTACTTTAAATTTACTCCAAGCCTAGCTCCGGCTGAAAAACTAAGCCCAAGAATTTCAAAGATGATAAGTGAAGCTGTGCATCTTGAATACATCGTCACGCCAAGCGAAGCAGACGCGCTCATACTTGAAAATTCTTTCATCAAGCAGCTAAAACCAAAGTACAACATCTTGCTTCGTGACGACAAGACTTATCCTTATATTTTTATAAATTTAAATGATGATTTTCCAAGATTTGAGATCACTAGAAAAGTGATAAAAGGCTCGAATATCCGCTATTTTGGGCCATATTTTAGCGGAGCTAGCGAGCTACTTGAGGCACTTTATATAAATTTTAATCTCGTTCAGAAAAAGTCCTGCATCAAAGGCAAAAAAGCCTGCCTTTTTTATCAGCTAAAACGCTGCTATGCCCCGTGTGAGGGCAAAATTTCAAAAGAGAGCTACGCTAAGATCGTAAACGAAGCTATCACGGCCTTACAAAATCCAAATTTGCTCATCACTCGCCTTGAAGAGCTCATGCTAAACTACGCCAAAGCTGAAGACTACGAGCAAGCAGCCGCGACTAGAGATAAGATACAAACACTTAAAAATATGCAAACTAAGGTTGAAGTTGATCTTGCTAAACTTGAGGACTTTGAGGCCTACTCGGTCGCTTGCGTGCACGATATGATCTGTGCGGTGAGATTTAGCGTGCAAAGTGGCAAGATAACTGGCGTAAAAACTGACATCACGCAGGCCAAAAACGCTCAAAAAGACGAGATAAACGAAGCTTATAAGCAGGCTATTTTAAAAAGCTTCATAGCTGGACAGCCGACAATTAGCACCAAAATTTATGTGCATGAGAGCTTTGAAGATAGTGAGCTGGTGGAGGAAATTTTAAACAAGAGATTTGGACGTAAATTTAGCATCACTTGCCCAAAAATAGGAGATAAGCGTAAAATTTGTGAGATCGCTACCAAAAACGCTGAAGTTAGCATCGAAAAATACCTAAAAACACACGATAACGAGCTACTAAACGAAATAAAAGAGTACTTTGACCTAGCTCACACGCCTTACGTGGTCGAGGCTTACGACAACTCACACCTTTTTGGTGAGGCTAGCGTTGGAGCGATGGTGCGCTATGAACACGGCGAGTGGGCGAAGCAAAACTACCGCCACATGCACCTAAGCTCTAAAAACGACTACGATCAGATGAAAGAGAGCCTAACAGCTAGAGCACTTAGATTTGACAAGCTTAGTCCGCCTGATCTTTGGGTTATTGACGGAGGCGAAGTGCTTTTAAACTTAGCCTGTGAAATTTTAGCAAGTAGTGGCTCAAATGTCGATGTGATAGCCATTTCAAAAGAGAAGATCGATGCCAAAGCTCACCGTGCAAAAGGTGAGGCAAAGGATAAAATTTACACAAAAAATGGCAGCTTTAGCCTAAGCACGAGCGATAAAAAGCTGCAGTTTTTCCAAAAAATGCGTGACGAGAGCCATAGATTTGTCATCAGCTTTCACAGAAAAACAAGGCAGAAAAACGATATGCAAAGATCAGCGCTAAGACAAGCTGGCGTATCAGAGGGAAGCATCGCAAAATTAATCAGCTTTTACGGAAGTTTTGATAAAATCAGCGAAGCAAATTTAGAAGAAGTGGCAAAAATAACAAATAAAAGCGTAGCAGAAAAGCTTGCAGTACTCAAAGAAGGAAATTTGAAGTGA
- the nhaD gene encoding sodium:proton antiporter NhaD: MRFFGLLGLFFAMAFGADGETAAIDLTTTWAGILSLIIFVVGYFFIAAEENFHIDKAKPAIFIGTFMFLLIGIYMLINGMDVHSLENEVNHLILEIAQIVFFLMVAMTFIEALIERDVFNALKYNLVSKGYTYRKLFWLTGILAFFISPVADNLTTALILSTVLLTIDRNNTNFLVAGAINIVVAANAGGAWSPFGDITTLMAWAAGKAPFVDFFALFPASIVGWFVTAFLLSRVVPSTAPHFDVANEPKVVMKKGGKAVIFIGAFTIFCAVMMHQLFHLPAMWGMMFGFSLLSLYTYYFKKAHKNEEPMHVFHYMSKIENNTLFFFFGILAAVGALHFAGFLNYAVSLYDKFGSTAVNIGVGFLSAIVDNVPVMSAVLKANPAMGADAGEAMSQWLLVTLTAGIGGSMISFGSAAGVGVMGKLKGIYTFGAHMKYAWMVVLGYIVSIIVWYVQFEIFHIYF; the protein is encoded by the coding sequence ATGAGGTTTTTTGGACTTCTAGGCTTGTTTTTCGCGATGGCTTTTGGTGCTGATGGAGAAACCGCAGCTATTGACTTAACCACTACATGGGCAGGAATTTTATCGCTTATAATTTTTGTTGTCGGATATTTTTTCATAGCAGCGGAAGAAAATTTCCACATTGACAAGGCAAAACCTGCTATCTTTATCGGTACGTTCATGTTCCTACTTATTGGTATTTATATGCTTATAAATGGCATGGATGTGCATTCGCTTGAGAATGAGGTAAATCACCTGATTTTAGAGATCGCTCAGATAGTATTTTTCTTGATGGTGGCGATGACATTTATCGAAGCACTTATAGAAAGAGACGTATTTAACGCACTTAAATATAATCTCGTATCAAAAGGCTATACTTATAGAAAGCTGTTTTGGCTAACTGGTATTTTGGCATTTTTTATAAGCCCAGTAGCTGATAACCTAACAACAGCGCTTATTCTTTCAACCGTTCTTCTAACAATAGATAGAAATAATACAAATTTTCTAGTGGCTGGTGCGATAAACATCGTCGTTGCAGCAAATGCAGGTGGAGCATGGAGTCCATTTGGTGATATTACTACGCTTATGGCTTGGGCTGCTGGAAAAGCACCATTCGTCGACTTTTTCGCACTTTTTCCAGCATCTATCGTAGGTTGGTTTGTAACGGCATTTTTACTTTCTCGCGTGGTGCCAAGTACTGCACCGCATTTTGACGTAGCAAACGAGCCAAAAGTGGTTATGAAAAAGGGTGGCAAAGCGGTTATTTTTATAGGTGCATTTACTATCTTTTGTGCAGTTATGATGCATCAGCTTTTCCACTTGCCAGCGATGTGGGGAATGATGTTTGGTTTCTCACTACTTAGTCTTTATACTTACTATTTCAAAAAAGCTCACAAAAATGAAGAGCCAATGCATGTATTTCACTATATGTCAAAGATCGAAAACAACACACTATTTTTCTTCTTTGGAATTTTAGCTGCGGTTGGCGCTCTTCATTTTGCTGGATTTTTAAATTACGCTGTGTCACTTTATGATAAATTTGGCTCAACTGCTGTAAATATTGGCGTTGGATTCCTTTCAGCGATCGTTGATAACGTCCCTGTTATGTCAGCTGTTTTGAAAGCAAATCCAGCAATGGGAGCTGATGCAGGGGAGGCAATGAGTCAGTGGCTATTAGTGACACTAACTGCTGGTATTGGCGGTTCGATGATCAGCTTTGGTTCAGCAGCTGGTGTTGGAGTAATGGGTAAATTAAAAGGAATTTATACCTTTGGCGCACATATGAAATACGCTTGGATGGTGGTTCTAGGATATATCGTATCAATCATTGTTTGGTATGTGCAGTTTGAAATTTTTCATATCTATTTTTAA
- a CDS encoding response regulator, which translates to MKNSKFYILLAPIIISAIFFAYSGNESYKKFTDLKDLNEKLYKQSLVFQTIRSVIQEHDTLIGKSQEDIKKLRDNTLKNTQKFINSIRKDDRTEIRNVNKLKELLANINQNDKFDELFYEFFQNINGEIDSDFKQDLDRDFPLIIKAYAATLSKIYNQLSLANNTKYYVKNIFINGPLFSINNDVRENIYSVKDNTPNLDMLPKSELKENIYKDFNQFEANYQAKKIREAKAKIAFSEKLNIEDIILIKQYEDDKFILLLDSAINIKNELLELTKSEKISFGIKTFFEFLLCGLLILSLLGISARLKFLKVLIDKSKYISSYILSSKETSADNAISKLIKTYEDLKETYIKDSSFFQIKDRYILSVSKKLESINKEIFTSTAALKIETNNSKKQVFIDTIEKNANIMTSLYNNAKNISNVKKYSECNKTEIFDPQKSFEEILQANIVYSQSKKINFISYLDPSLTNELEGNLNSLKTAFNSIFLASLSMSLRHQNIIIAIKKIQKEFDRSGLCSVSFSIKNSSAAMSEKQISDIFSDDENSLNNDESEFYLKIAQIYLKNLESKLEINSFPSIGNEFKFVVIFKTTSNYKDFDIKCNHKLAFLQDVNVAYNEAFEQTTKDLGLKVDMLTSTSPSITKNYDAIFLRNTNKQGQDIKNPLILKDPLTPLSITRLLCLGEADIMNKNLNDKPKILICDTNEIYIDITASGFSKFNCEVVGVCNKKDLKQAIKQGDFDLIFVGSKFFEAEKNSLQKNLDLIKTAIQNAKIPIILMLSNTSNIDGDSVKEYFNAYIKTPINSDELAQIFRKFLLNFGEIAIDESYLAKSENIILFKKSPMENKIFSSALGEFYNTLETINSFDELLTKIKTKTYGIVLIDENVKGFNYEELTRVVDKIRQSQKVDTRVLVFGAQERSEFPFIKVLAKNITKAELSTTVREQIDSMGTSYAKSSYEFIKFNA; encoded by the coding sequence ATGAAAAATAGTAAATTTTATATATTGTTAGCGCCAATAATAATTTCAGCGATCTTTTTCGCATATAGCGGAAATGAAAGCTATAAAAAATTTACAGATCTAAAAGATCTAAATGAAAAACTATATAAACAATCCTTAGTATTTCAAACTATAAGATCTGTAATACAAGAGCACGATACGCTAATAGGCAAAAGCCAAGAAGATATAAAAAAGTTGCGGGATAACACTTTAAAAAATACACAAAAATTTATAAATTCTATAAGAAAAGACGATCGCACTGAGATACGAAATGTAAATAAATTAAAAGAATTGCTAGCAAATATAAATCAAAATGATAAATTTGATGAACTATTTTACGAATTTTTCCAAAATATAAATGGAGAAATAGATAGCGATTTTAAACAAGATTTAGACCGAGACTTTCCGCTTATAATAAAAGCCTATGCCGCAACTTTAAGTAAAATTTATAATCAACTCTCTTTAGCAAACAATACTAAATACTACGTAAAAAATATCTTTATAAATGGTCCTTTATTTTCAATAAACAATGATGTGAGAGAAAATATATATTCCGTAAAGGACAACACGCCAAATCTTGATATGCTTCCAAAAAGTGAGCTAAAAGAGAATATTTACAAAGACTTTAATCAGTTTGAAGCCAACTATCAAGCTAAAAAAATAAGAGAAGCTAAAGCCAAGATCGCATTTTCTGAAAAACTAAATATCGAAGATATTATCTTAATCAAACAGTATGAAGATGATAAATTTATACTTTTATTAGATAGTGCCATAAACATAAAAAATGAGCTGTTAGAACTTACCAAGAGCGAGAAAATAAGCTTTGGCATAAAGACCTTTTTTGAGTTTTTGCTTTGTGGCTTGCTCATTTTGTCTTTGCTTGGTATTTCTGCTAGGTTGAAATTTTTAAAGGTACTTATCGATAAGTCAAAATACATATCGAGTTATATCCTATCATCAAAAGAGACAAGTGCGGATAATGCGATATCAAAGCTCATAAAAACTTATGAAGATCTAAAAGAAACCTATATAAAAGATAGCAGCTTTTTTCAGATAAAAGATAGATATATTTTATCAGTGAGCAAGAAGCTAGAGTCTATCAATAAAGAAATTTTTACATCGACCGCGGCTTTAAAAATAGAAACAAATAATAGCAAAAAGCAAGTATTTATAGACACGATAGAAAAAAATGCAAATATCATGACTTCGCTTTATAACAATGCTAAAAATATCTCAAATGTTAAAAAATATAGCGAATGCAATAAAACCGAGATATTTGATCCTCAAAAAAGCTTTGAAGAAATTTTGCAAGCAAATATCGTCTATTCACAAAGCAAAAAGATAAATTTTATAAGCTATCTTGATCCAAGCCTTACAAATGAACTAGAAGGAAATCTAAATTCACTAAAAACCGCATTTAACTCTATCTTTTTGGCATCTTTATCAATGTCTTTAAGACATCAAAACATTATCATCGCTATCAAAAAAATTCAAAAAGAGTTTGATAGAAGCGGACTTTGTTCTGTAAGCTTTAGCATAAAAAATAGCTCAGCTGCCATGAGCGAAAAGCAAATTTCAGATATATTTTCAGATGATGAGAATAGCTTAAATAATGATGAGAGCGAGTTTTATCTAAAAATCGCTCAAATTTATTTAAAAAATTTAGAAAGCAAACTGGAGATTAACTCGTTTCCAAGTATTGGCAATGAGTTTAAATTTGTAGTCATTTTTAAAACAACATCAAACTATAAAGACTTTGATATAAAATGCAATCATAAATTAGCATTCTTGCAAGATGTAAATGTCGCTTACAACGAAGCTTTTGAGCAGACCACAAAAGACCTTGGACTCAAAGTGGATATGCTAACAAGCACTAGTCCATCTATTACAAAAAATTATGATGCTATATTTTTAAGAAACACCAATAAGCAAGGCCAAGATATTAAAAATCCGCTCATTTTAAAAGATCCACTAACTCCGTTAAGCATTACAAGGCTACTTTGCTTAGGTGAAGCTGATATTATGAATAAAAATTTAAACGATAAACCAAAAATTTTAATCTGCGATACTAACGAAATTTACATAGATATAACAGCAAGTGGCTTTAGTAAATTTAACTGCGAAGTTGTGGGAGTTTGTAATAAAAAAGATCTAAAACAAGCCATAAAGCAAGGCGATTTTGACCTTATATTTGTTGGCTCAAAATTTTTCGAAGCTGAAAAAAATAGCCTTCAAAAAAATCTTGATCTTATAAAAACAGCCATACAAAATGCGAAAATTCCAATTATACTAATGCTTTCAAATACTTCAAATATAGATGGAGACAGCGTCAAAGAATACTTCAATGCCTATATAAAAACGCCAATAAATAGCGACGAACTGGCTCAAATTTTTAGAAAATTTTTGCTAAATTTTGGCGAGATTGCAATAGACGAAAGCTATCTAGCAAAAAGCGAAAATATTATTTTATTTAAGAAATCGCCAATGGAAAATAAAATATTTAGCTCAGCTTTAGGAGAATTTTACAACACACTTGAAACCATAAATAGCTTTGATGAGCTATTAACAAAGATAAAAACCAAAACTTACGGTATCGTTCTTATAGATGAAAACGTAAAAGGCTTCAACTACGAAGAGCTAACAAGAGTTGTTGATAAGATAAGACAAAGCCAAAAGGTTGATACAAGAGTGCTTGTATTTGGCGCACAAGAAAGAAGTGAATTTCCTTTTATAAAAGTGCTAGCCAAAAATATCACAAAAGCAGAGCTTTCAACTACCGTAAGGGAGCAAATCGATTCTATGGGCACTAGCTACGCTAAAAGCTCTTATGAATTTATTAAGTTTAACGCCTAA
- the guaA gene encoding glutamine-hydrolyzing GMP synthase has product MNNTIIVLDFGSQYTQLIARRLREEGVYTEILPFNAKLSEIKAKEPKGIILSGGPASVYAKDAYFCDNGVFELNIPILGVCYGMQLLAHTHGAEVLAADQKEYGKAELNVIKEHELFKDTPSKQIVWMSHSDYVKDLPEGFEVIAVSENSPYCAFGDDKRKFYAIQFHAEVQHSEYGTQILKNFAKYICGCESTWNMGSFAKNKIEEIRKIVGTHKVLCAVSGGVDSSVTAALLAAAVPENLILVFVDNGLLRTNEKEQVEATFRTKLGVELVSIDASETFLGRLAGVVDPEKKRKIIGETFIEIFEKEAKKHGDVKFLAQGTLYTDIIESSVVGSSKTIKSHHNVGGLPDWMTFELIEPLREIFKDEVRKLGLELGLSRDLVFRHPFPGPGLAIRIMGEVNKPSLELLRKADVILRDELKSTGWYNKTWQAFCVLLNVNSVGVMGDNRTYENAVCVRVVDASDGMTASFSRLPYDLLENVSRRIINEVNGINRVVYDISSKPPATIEWE; this is encoded by the coding sequence ATGAACAATACGATTATAGTTTTGGATTTTGGTTCGCAATACACTCAGCTAATAGCTAGAAGGCTAAGAGAAGAGGGCGTCTACACTGAAATTTTGCCATTTAATGCAAAGCTTAGTGAGATAAAGGCGAAAGAGCCAAAAGGTATCATTTTAAGTGGCGGTCCAGCTAGTGTTTATGCTAAGGATGCTTATTTTTGCGATAACGGCGTCTTTGAGTTAAACATCCCTATACTTGGCGTTTGCTACGGCATGCAACTACTTGCTCACACGCATGGGGCTGAGGTTTTAGCAGCTGATCAAAAAGAGTATGGTAAGGCAGAGCTTAACGTTATTAAAGAACATGAGCTATTTAAAGATACACCTTCAAAACAAATCGTATGGATGAGTCATAGCGACTATGTAAAGGACTTGCCAGAGGGCTTTGAAGTGATTGCTGTTAGTGAAAATTCACCTTATTGTGCTTTTGGCGATGATAAGCGTAAATTTTATGCGATCCAGTTTCACGCAGAGGTGCAACACAGCGAATATGGCACGCAAATTCTAAAGAATTTTGCTAAATATATTTGTGGTTGCGAGAGCACTTGGAATATGGGAAGTTTCGCTAAAAACAAGATAGAAGAGATCAGAAAAATAGTAGGCACTCACAAGGTACTTTGTGCAGTTAGCGGCGGCGTAGATAGCTCTGTAACCGCGGCGCTTTTAGCAGCTGCTGTGCCTGAAAATTTGATCCTTGTCTTTGTTGATAACGGACTTCTTAGAACAAACGAAAAAGAGCAAGTTGAAGCTACATTTAGAACAAAGCTTGGCGTTGAGCTAGTTAGCATAGACGCGAGCGAGACCTTTCTTGGCCGCTTAGCTGGTGTGGTTGATCCTGAGAAAAAGCGTAAGATCATAGGTGAAACCTTTATAGAAATTTTTGAAAAAGAGGCTAAAAAGCACGGCGATGTGAAATTTTTAGCTCAAGGCACTCTTTATACTGATATCATCGAAAGCTCTGTAGTTGGCTCAAGCAAGACGATAAAGAGCCATCACAATGTTGGAGGCTTGCCTGATTGGATGACATTTGAGCTAATAGAGCCGCTAAGAGAAATTTTTAAAGATGAGGTTAGAAAGCTTGGTCTTGAGCTTGGACTAAGCCGTGATTTAGTCTTCCGCCACCCTTTCCCGGGACCTGGTCTTGCTATCCGCATAATGGGCGAGGTAAATAAACCAAGTTTAGAGCTACTTCGCAAAGCTGATGTGATCTTACGCGATGAGCTAAAAAGTACTGGCTGGTACAACAAAACTTGGCAGGCGTTTTGTGTACTCTTAAATGTAAATTCTGTCGGCGTAATGGGTGATAACCGCACTTATGAAAACGCTGTTTGCGTGCGTGTGGTCGATGCGAGCGATGGCATGACTGCAAGCTTCTCACGCCTGCCGTACGATCTGCTAGAAAACGTAAGTCGCCGCATTATAAACGAGGTAAATGGCATCAACCGCGTAGTTTACGACATCTCGAGCAAGCCACCTGCAACGATAGAGTGGGAGTAA